DNA sequence from the Chitinophaga flava genome:
ATGCGGATGTCGGGAATGCTTTCATTTACAGTATAAATATACGGCAAAGTGCCTTCCTTCCCTTCCGGCAAAACCCGGTATGCGACTACACGGCAAAATGTGCAGACAAAACGGGCATTTATTCGTAGGATATATAAGTTGTCTGGCCGGTTATATTACCGCCATTAGTGACGATTTTCACCGGATATCCTGCATGATTATACTCATAGCTGTATTGCTGCACCAGCTCGATGGTATTACCGATAGCGATATTCATTTTTATAACATTGTTCGGGGAAACCAGGTCAGCAAACCGTTGCAGAGCAGGCAGTACCATCCCGTATTTTTTATACATCGCATAAAAAGGGTTGGGGTGGTTATCATACTGATAGGTGATCTTCACTACAATTTCCCTCGGAATACCGGGAGTAGACACAAAATCACGGACATAGGCAATCGCCTTGCTGATATTGCCTTTGGCATCATATTCAAATTTCACGGAAGTGTAGTAAGCCGTATTCCATTTGCCAGGCATGAAGGTCAGCGAATCCAGGCGGCTGGTGACATAGTTGTAGCCATAGCTGCTCAATACATTTCCGTTTTCAAAGTGTTCGGAATCAACGCCTTTTCCCGTAGTTGTTTTGGAAAAGGTATACAGGGAATCGGCAATGCTGCCGCTGCAAATATTACCGGTCCATGTATAGGTGCTTTTATAAATATACCCGCTGATAATATTGTTCACCGTATCACTATGCTCAATACGGCTGCTGATAATACGGCCACTATTATCATAGGTAAATGTTTCGTTTCCAATGGCCACCAGGCGGTCGCCCTGGTATTTGAAAGGAGGGATATCTGAGATAGCAGTAATTTTCACACTGGAATAATCATTGGGGCTATTGTCATTATTCTTTTTGCAGGCTCCCAGGAGTAGTACAGCGAAACACAAAACAGCGCTAAATGATTTCATATAAAGGCATAAGGTTTTAACAAAATAGAGAAATAATAATTGCAGCAAGGTTATCTTTCGGCGTACTGCTGCAGCTTCAGCCGTTCTTCTTCTGAAAGACTACTGATACCATTGTGATGAATCTTCTCAAGTATAGTATCTATCTCCTGTTGCTGTATGGTACGCTGCTGATTATACAAATCATCGACGTTCCGGTAATGTTTTGCAGCATTGTTATCAGTAAGCAGTACATGTGGTTTACGGAAGAGTACATACAGAAACACCAGACAAGGCAGTGTCATCGCCAGTAAAGGCAGGTAGTTTTCTTTCACCACTTCCGGATGCAGACAGATAGCAAAGAGCAGTCCGATGAAAGCGCCTCCCAGGTGGGCCTCATGGGCTGTACTATCATCGTCTGATTTAATTTTCATGATAGTATACAGCGTATATCCGGCACCGTATATCCAGCCGGGGATATACAACGGTATGCCGAAAAAGCTGATATCCATACCCGGGAACAGTGCGATGGAAGCGAAGATGATACCACATACCGCTCCGGACGCGCCTACAGCACTATAATCCCCATGATGACGATGAACAAACAGCAATAACAGGTTACCACCTACCATGCTGGTCATATAAATGAACAGAAAATATTTGATGCCTAACACCACTTCCACTGCGCCACTGAAAAAACAGAGCGACATCATGTTAAAAATCAGATGCATCCAGCTGGTATGCAGGAAGCCGGAAGTTACCAGACGTCCATATTCCTTGTGGATCAGTATTTCATCCACAATAAAAGAATGGTTGTAGTAAAAAGCGGTGTTTTTAAATCCTTTATAGGACACCACCAGATTCAACAGGATCAACACCAGGGTTACAATGCCGATATCATTCATGGCAACAGGACATTAAGGGTACAGGATAAAAATATGAACGGCAGTCAGTATACCTGGCTGCCGTTCATAAAGATAATACAACTATCAGAAAATAGGATCAGGCGGTGTATTGGTATTATCATTTCTTTCTACAAAAGGATAAGGGAAGAAATTACGTTTCCGCTCAGCAACAGGGCGGCCGAAACGCCTTTCATCTTCCACTTCCTGCCCCGACATAAACATCTCGATGCGACGGTTTCTGTATATCTGCGTCAGCAGGTCAGGGATATTGCCAACCGCAACAGGCGGCAGGCTGGCCCCTACACCAAACGGGTCCTGTGCCGGCGTTTTGGTCACTACTTTATTCAGCTCTGTCAGCCCCTGTGCCAGATTGTTCATACGGGCATAACATTCAGCTTTGATCAGCGTAATTTCTCCGGGCAGAAATACCGGGATGGACTGGATATTGGTGGTAAAGAAGCCGCCGATTGCAAATTTGGTAGGTTTGCCATTAGGAGGCCGGGAGATATAAAAAGGTATGCGTGCATCTGCCAGGTCCGGCTGTATGCCCACAGGCAGGCCCATAGTAGAATCCACCACCTGATAAATATTGCTGGTAGACGCTACCAGTATAAAAATAGGATTGGGTACCTGTGGGTTAAAGTTGAAGGTACTGATACCAGCGGCCGTAAGATCTACTTTATTGGCTGCATCCAGCGCAGTGGCATAGTCGCCGGCACAGAGTGCATAACGCGCCTTGAGTGCATAGAGGGTATTAACGATATTGATACCCTTGGGTATATTAGGCGCAAAGTTGGCGCCTATCGGCGTAGCGGCAATGGTATTGAGTGCGTTGTCGATAGTGCGTACCGCCCTCGCATACCCTTGCTGGGCCGGGATAAAATGAACAGCGCCCGTCTGGTTGTCTGGCTGGCTGGTGGTGTCAGGCACCTGCTCCCAGTAATTGGCTTGTACCCCCAGCGCCAGCGCCTTAAAAATGGAAGTATAGGCAATCAATCCGCTGGCAAAGCCTTTATCAGCCACCACACTATTGGTCTTATTGAGCACCTTGTCTGCTTCATAGGCTATTTTATTTGTCACAGACCACATACCGGTTACCACCACATTGTTATTGAGCAGGGTATTGCCGCCGGTGGCCAGCTGGCCTTCATCTGCGTTACCAGGGTTGGTAACGAATGTTTCACCGGTCAATAAGCTGCCGGAGGTAGTGGTGGTATATATCAGTCCTATCCTGTCTTTTACATACCAGGCCTGTAAGCCCACGGCCACATCGGTGAGTGCCTGGGGGGAACTGTAAGCCTGGTCCAGGGAAGGCCCTGAAGGGTCCTGGTAATCTTTTTTGCAGGCAGTCATAACACACAACATCAGTGCTGCCATGACCAAATATTTATAGAGCGCAATATATCGTTTCATGATCATCTGTTTTGTAGTTAGAATTTAGCACGGACAGTCAGGTTATAAGTACGGGGAATAGGTACGGCCCCGAAGTCTATCCCGCGTAATACCGTGCTCTGACCGGCGGCATTCACTTCCGGATCGTAGCCTTTGTAGTTGTCCCAGGAAATGAGGTTACGGCCTCCGAGGCTCACGGTGAGGTTATTCAAGCCCTTCACTACCTTGTTGCCAAAGTCATAGCTCAGGGACACTTCACGTAGTTTTACAAAGTTGCCATCGTCTATCCTGAACTCCTGGATATTGTACACACCGGCAATGTATCCTCTGGGCAGCTGTCCCCTATCTTCCTGCTCTGCTACTTTACCATTGTCCACACCCTGACGGGTCCTGAAGTCCGCGTTAAATACATCTACTCCCTGCACTGCATCCAGCTGGATATGCAGCCCGAGTTTTTTGTACTGCAGGTCTGTGGTGAAAGTCCCTGTCCAGTCAGGATTAGGATCTCCGATTATTTTATTGAGCGCCGGCGCAGTAGCCAGGGGCAGGCCGGTGGCAGGATCACGTTGTGGCGTATACGTTAAAGGGCTGTTTTGTATGCCTCTTTCTGTTAAAGGTATGCCCTTGGCATTTGTGATGATATTGCCATTGGCATCTCTGGCGAAGAAAGTACCGTAAAAGAATCCGATAGGTTCTCCATTGGCAATCCCTACTGGTGCTCCGCCTACAGTGTTCAGCAATATCAGTGACTGTCCTATGCTCAACGCCTTATTCCTGTTGCGGTTGAAGATAGCGGTGAAGTTCCAGGTAAAATTGGTGGTTTTCACCGGCACAGCATTCAGCACCACTTCAAAACCATTGTTCTGAAGAGAACCGATATTACTCAGTATGAACTGATAACCTTTGGTAGGCGCCACCGCTCTGCTGATCAGCAGGTCGTTCACTTTTTTACGGTAGTAGTTAACGCTGAGGCCTATACGATCCCCCAGAAACGACATATCCGTACCTATTTCCAGCTCTTTCTGTTTTTCTGGTTTTACGTTGGGATCGGTGAAGGTGGTCTGTCCCTGAAAGCCAGATGCACCGATAAAAGCATTGGCGTTATAAGTGTTAAAACGTCCGTAGGCGGGGATACCGGTAAGGTTGCCAGATTCGCCATAGGCAGCACGCAGTTTCAGCAGGGTCCACCATTTGGAGATGGAGGACTTGCCCCAGAAATCGGTGCCGGAGATCACGTAACTGCCACTGAGTTTAGTATACAGCTGGTTGCGTTCACTACTACCAAAAACAGAAGAACCATCCACACGCAGGGCGCCGGTCAGGAACAACTGGTTGCGGAATTTGAAGTTCTGCTGGATATATTCCCCGGAGATAGACAGCTCGGTACGCTGATCACTGCCCGGAATAGCGGTAGTGGCCCTGTCGGCAGTCTGCACAAAGGGAGGCATACCTCTGCCCTGTTGCAGGGAGTATTGTTGCCGCTGATATTGTACAGAGTAACCTACCTGTGTCACAGATTCCAGGTCCTTGTTGATACTGGCGTTATAGGTAGCGTTCACATCATGGTTGAGCAAGAGTGAATTATTGGCACCTACGCTGGCATAGCCGTTCTGGCTGGGGTCCAGCGCTGTACCACCACCGAAAAAGCTGGTACTTACGTTATATGCAAATGGCGGAATAAAGGTGGTACCATACTGGTAATAGTTGTCGATACCCACGTGATAGTCTACTGTCAGATTCTTGATGGGATTGAGTTTCAGGCCAACGCCGGTGATTACCCTCCCCACCTGTTGTTGCTGGCGGAAATCCTGGATGATGGATACAGGGTTTACACGGCCCAGGTTACCCACTTTCTGAAGATTGCCAAATGCATCCCTTTGCTGAATATCGTAGTAGTTACCCAGGATGGTAACGGAGTTCATCGGTGAATAAAAGGTGTTGCCATCCGGCTTTTCATTCGACTTGCTATAGATGTAGTTAACGGTGGCATTAACACTCAACCAACTGGTAATTTCCTGGTCCAGGTTGACTCTGAAGCTGAAGCGGTTGAAGTCTGTATTTTTGATGATACCCTGGTTATAGAAGTAACTGGCAGAAGCGTAGTATTTGGTTTTGTCTTTACCGCCGGCGATGGAGATATTGTTATCTGTACCTACACCGGTGCGGAAGATAAAATCCTGGTAGTCGAAGCGTTGTACCGGAAAAGTGCTGACTACAGCGGGTGTGAGAATATTTTGTGTGGAGTCCTGAGGGTTGCCACCGAATTTGGTAGGAGCCCTGTTGACACTCAGTTTTTTCCGCAGCTCGTTGATAGAGAGGCCTGTGGAGAAGTTGATCACTGGTTTGCCGGAACTTCCTCTTTTAGTGAATATCTGTACTACGCCGGCGTTGGCCCTGGAACCGTAGATAGCAGCGGCCGCGGCACCGTTGAGCACTTCCACCCTTTCAATATCATCCGGGTTGATGTCGGCCATACGGTTTTGTCCGACAGCACCCACGAAGTTGGCGCCTGCATAGTTGGGATCGGCGTTGGTAACGCGAGTAGTGGAGTTATCCACAATTACGCCGTCCACGATATAGAGT
Encoded proteins:
- a CDS encoding rhomboid family protein, whose protein sequence is MNDIGIVTLVLILLNLVVSYKGFKNTAFYYNHSFIVDEILIHKEYGRLVTSGFLHTSWMHLIFNMMSLCFFSGAVEVVLGIKYFLFIYMTSMVGGNLLLLFVHRHHGDYSAVGASGAVCGIIFASIALFPGMDISFFGIPLYIPGWIYGAGYTLYTIMKIKSDDDSTAHEAHLGGAFIGLLFAICLHPEVVKENYLPLLAMTLPCLVFLYVLFRKPHVLLTDNNAAKHYRNVDDLYNQQRTIQQQEIDTILEKIHHNGISSLSEEERLKLQQYAER
- a CDS encoding SusC/RagA family TonB-linked outer membrane protein, whose translation is MITRLFMRLTEGRRVLLFLLMTCLAATVSAQVKISGKVTDETGTPLPGITVTLKNTKLGSNTSVDGIYSFMANVPAGSYTLVFTGIGFTSQEMPVTIGTSNITRDVKMGTSVSKLDEIVVTGTSQGTTRRQLGSYIASVKADDLNKGATGNVLAALQGKTAGAQITQNSGDPSGGISVKLRGISTINGSTEPLYIVDGVIVDNSTTRVTNADPNYAGANFVGAVGQNRMADINPDDIERVEVLNGAAAAAIYGSRANAGVVQIFTKRGSSGKPVINFSTGLSINELRKKLSVNRAPTKFGGNPQDSTQNILTPAVVSTFPVQRFDYQDFIFRTGVGTDNNISIAGGKDKTKYYASASYFYNQGIIKNTDFNRFSFRVNLDQEITSWLSVNATVNYIYSKSNEKPDGNTFYSPMNSVTILGNYYDIQQRDAFGNLQKVGNLGRVNPVSIIQDFRQQQQVGRVITGVGLKLNPIKNLTVDYHVGIDNYYQYGTTFIPPFAYNVSTSFFGGGTALDPSQNGYASVGANNSLLLNHDVNATYNASINKDLESVTQVGYSVQYQRQQYSLQQGRGMPPFVQTADRATTAIPGSDQRTELSISGEYIQQNFKFRNQLFLTGALRVDGSSVFGSSERNQLYTKLSGSYVISGTDFWGKSSISKWWTLLKLRAAYGESGNLTGIPAYGRFNTYNANAFIGASGFQGQTTFTDPNVKPEKQKELEIGTDMSFLGDRIGLSVNYYRKKVNDLLISRAVAPTKGYQFILSNIGSLQNNGFEVVLNAVPVKTTNFTWNFTAIFNRNRNKALSIGQSLILLNTVGGAPVGIANGEPIGFFYGTFFARDANGNIITNAKGIPLTERGIQNSPLTYTPQRDPATGLPLATAPALNKIIGDPNPDWTGTFTTDLQYKKLGLHIQLDAVQGVDVFNADFRTRQGVDNGKVAEQEDRGQLPRGYIAGVYNIQEFRIDDGNFVKLREVSLSYDFGNKVVKGLNNLTVSLGGRNLISWDNYKGYDPEVNAAGQSTVLRGIDFGAVPIPRTYNLTVRAKF
- a CDS encoding RagB/SusD family nutrient uptake outer membrane protein, whose translation is MKRYIALYKYLVMAALMLCVMTACKKDYQDPSGPSLDQAYSSPQALTDVAVGLQAWYVKDRIGLIYTTTTSGSLLTGETFVTNPGNADEGQLATGGNTLLNNNVVVTGMWSVTNKIAYEADKVLNKTNSVVADKGFASGLIAYTSIFKALALGVQANYWEQVPDTTSQPDNQTGAVHFIPAQQGYARAVRTIDNALNTIAATPIGANFAPNIPKGINIVNTLYALKARYALCAGDYATALDAANKVDLTAAGISTFNFNPQVPNPIFILVASTSNIYQVVDSTMGLPVGIQPDLADARIPFYISRPPNGKPTKFAIGGFFTTNIQSIPVFLPGEITLIKAECYARMNNLAQGLTELNKVVTKTPAQDPFGVGASLPPVAVGNIPDLLTQIYRNRRIEMFMSGQEVEDERRFGRPVAERKRNFFPYPFVERNDNTNTPPDPIF